A window from Gymnogyps californianus isolate 813 chromosome 27, ASM1813914v2, whole genome shotgun sequence encodes these proteins:
- the LRIF1 gene encoding ligand-dependent nuclear receptor-interacting factor 1, whose protein sequence is MYRVVQTTGPDGKNLLKLLPISKSSGSFVPIVQSSAMPNNSKANISSPVHLTFKTQLANTTAPSSVKIPVFQSPNPGKIILTRTLDKQESVRAGSEKESLIPKSAANIQSSCVSVDRLSLQNIAVASSSNQSNTAYMLVNTKSLPVTVKSPVLPSGHHLQIPADAEVKSVPASFLPPAIQQKILAAAATNVSGGADSTKMPTVIYVSPVNTVKTVLPKRLQAICPKPATEVSKTLIMTATQKGNSSSPETVTSDGQQCQQTPMKWIVQESPQSSAPCLIPVKSSNNMASKILKTLSDMKNVEVNSANILPLCSSGPGGSQTKITPIKDNALVMYNGKVYLLTKRGSDVLSAQADKQASSSSDASLKKETSKLIDSTAVNKITNKVVNLVLSKSKGMVLSQKDPKTCTNSKNSSPTGLRNDLKSAPAALVTPSANQQNSTVNQRKSLPFTESISSGVTPITAVGTQENVCQNGKEKIHSPKAASAVLPQSKQECAFSEDWQKIQCEKMDSPGKVIQIKHQEKPHWKQYLELRKKFGLSKEERVYLKRIPLRTSCEKPEERVCSSNNLKRKNDSCSSSSLDVEITSQHQECVKEEKIIVDLEEDLTKKRKIKSSPLSDSGKRRKTSVKSTTSSSSENTSSSSSVLNRSVSPPPVLPQQSISTDFVISSLGRDSEQDPYSQYSDVTDSSIPVLVSCEDDTSILEGSFRDDAFPLTPPDLDETIRDEKIKRLKQLLREREAALEEMRRKMQQS, encoded by the exons ATGTACCGAGTAGTTCAGACGACGGGACCAGATGGAAAAAACCTTCTGAAATTACTTCCAATTTCTAAATCTTCTGGAAGCTTTGTGCCAATAGTTCAGTCTTCAGCCATGCCAAATAATtctaaagcaaatatttctagTCCAGTCCATCTTACTTTTAAGACACAGCTTGCCAATACTACTGCACCTTCATCTGTTAAGATACCTGTTTTTCAGTCTCCTAATCCTGGAAAGATTATTCTTACAAGGACATTAGACAAACAGGAAAGCGTTAGGGCAggttctgaaaaagaaagcctaATTCCAAAATCAGCTGCTAACATCCAGAGCAGTTGTGTTTCAGTTGATAGACTGTCTTTGCAGAACATTGCTGTAGCAAGTTCATCTAACCAGAGTAACACTGCATACATGTTGGTAAACACAAAAAGTCTTCCAGTTACTGTGAAGTCTCCAGTACTGCCCTCTGGCCACCACCTCCAGATACCAGCTGATGCAGAAGTGAAATCTGTCCCAGCTTCTTTTTTACCACCTGCAATACAGCAAAAGATACTTGCAGCTGCAGCAACAAATGTGTCTGGAGGAGCTGACAGTACAAAAATGCCAACTGTTATTTACGTGTCACCAGTGAACACAGTGAAAACAGTACTTCCCAAGCGTTTGCAAGCCATTTGCCCAAAACCTGCCACAGAAGtttcaaaaacattaataatGACAGCTACACAAAAGGGAAATAGTTCTTCTCCTGAGACAGTAACATCTGATGGTCAGCAGTGCCAGCAAACTCCAATGAAATGGATTGTGCAAGAAAGTCCACAGTCATCAGCGCCTTGCCTTATTCCTGTGAAGTCATCAAATAATATGGCTTCCAAGATCTTGAAAACTTTGTCAGACATGAAGAATGTAGAAGTTaactctgcaaatattttaccACTCTGTTCTAGTGGTCCTGGTGGAAGCCAAACAAAAATCACACCTATTAAAGATAATGCTCTGGTCATGTACAATGGGAAAGTCTATCTGTTGACCAAAAGAGGCTCTGATGTTCTGTCAGCCCAAGCTGACAAACAAGCATCTTCCTCTTCTGATGCTTCACTTAAAAAGGAGACATCCAAGCTAATTGATTCTACTGCAGTCAATAAAATAACCAATAAAGTAGTGAATCTGGTATTGtcaaaaagcaaaggaatggTGCTGTCTCAGAAAGATCCAAAAACGTGTACAAACTcaaaaaattcttcaccaaCTGGCTTAAGAAATGACTTAAAATCTGCACCTGCAGCTCTGGTGACACCAAGTGCTAATCAGCAGAATTCCACTGTAAACCAGAGAAAGAGTTTGCCCTTCACCGAGAGCATTTCAAGTGGAGTGACCCCTATTACAGCAGTAGGGACACAGGAAAATGTATGccaaaatggcaaagaaaagatTCATTCCCCCAAAGCAGCAAGTGCTGTTTTACCTCAGTCTAAGCAAGAGTGTGCTTTCAGTGAAGACTGGCAAAAG atcCAGTGTGAAAAGATGGATTCACCGGGAAAGGTTATTCAAATCAAACACCAAGAGAAGCCACATTGGAAACAATACTtggaattaaggaaaaaatttggTCTCTCTAAGGAGGAGAGAGTGTACCTTAAGAGAATACCATTAAGGACCTCCTGTGAGAAACCAGAAGAAAGGGTTTGTTCCAGTAACaacttgaaaaggaaaaatgattcTTGCAGTTCATCATCGTTAGATGTGGAAATAACAAGTCAACATCAGGAATGTGTTAAAGAGGAAAAG ATAATTGTGGATCTGGAAGAGGATTtgactaagaaaagaaaaataaaatcctcacCACTGTCAGAcagtggaaagagaaggaaaacttcAGTCAAATCAACCACAAGTTCAAGTTCAGAAAATACCAGCTCAAGTTCCAGCGTACTTAACAGAAGTGTTTCACCTCCACCAGTCTTACCGCAGCAAAGTATTTCCACAGACTTTGTTATATCGTCTCTAGGGAGGGACTCTGAGCAAGACCCATATTCTCAATACAGTGACGTTACAGACTCAAGTATTCCAGTTTTAGTGTCTTGTGAAGATGATACTTCAATTCTTGAAGGTTCTTTCAGAGATGATGCTTTCCCTTTGACTCCCCCAGACTTGGATGAAACAATACgggatgaaaaaataaaacgacTTAAACAGCTCTTAAGAGAACGAGAAGCAGCACTTGAGGAGATGCgtagaaaaatgcagcaaagctga